Genomic segment of Streptomyces longhuiensis:
CCGGCACACAGACCGCGTTGATCGCCTTGTCATCCCGCCCAATACGAGCGATCGCCTCGTCAGTGAGCTCCGCCGAAGTCACTTCACCAGCACGCAATGCGGCCAGGAGATCCTCGGCCGTCCCAAAGTTCCCATCCATGAAATCGACCGTATCGACCGCTCGATAAAGCCACAAAATGTTGCCAAGCGCAACGGGTTGAATACGTCAGCACTCACAATGTCCCTCCGGCCACAAACAAATCACCAGGTGGCTGCGCGCAACGCGGCCGAACCACTCCTGGACAACGCAGACCTCGTTGCCCTCCGGGTCCCGCAGCACGACGGCGGAGTGCCCGCATGTCCGGCTCATCCGTGGTCCGAAGCACACTGGCGCCCGCTTCGATCAGTCCTTCCACTGCGGTGGTGCCCCGCTGCGTGCGGACCGCCAACGGGACGTCGCGCCGCCTCCGACTCTCAGGTCGAGGTGTACCGAGCCCACGACGTGTTGGTCAGAGGCAGCTGCTGTTTGGACGCCGTGTCGGTGCCGGTGCGCCCTTTCGCGTGGCCCGCTGGTCAACGTCTATCCCCGGATCGGGGTACATGCGAGGCCCGAGTCGGAGGCTGGTTCCGACATCAGCGTCAGTCGACGGGCTTCAAGTCACCCAGCGCGTCACCGAGGTCGAGCTCGGTACGACCACGGGTCTGGAAGCCCTGTTTGAAAAGCTCTGCTGTACGTCGCTGTGTTGCCTCACTCCGAACGAGTTGCTGGAACAGAGCAGCATCTGCGCGTACATCAGCGGGAGTTGCCAGGCTGATGGCATTGATGGCCGACTTCGCGGCAACCAGCGCATCACGCGGGAAGTTCCCCATTCGCGCAGCAAGGTCGGCTACGAACTCGTCCAGTTCGGCCTCGGGCACCGCGCGGTTGATCCAGCCGTAGCGTTCGGCGAGTTCGGCATCGAAGTCGGCCGACGTCAGTACGGCTTCGAGGGCTCGACCCCGGCCCAGCAGGCGAGTCAGGTGCTGGATCGCTCCCGCGCCGGGCGGGGTGCCGATGCCGACTTCGGGCTGGCACAGAACAGCGTTCTCCCGGGAGGCGAAGCGCATGTCGCAGGCGAGGAGGAACTCGCTGCCCGCCCCCCGTGCCCGGCCGCGCAGCTTGGCAATGGTGACGGCCGGGGTCTCGCTGAGCCGGCGGAACAGCATCCCCAGGGATGCGTCGCCCGGTCCTCCGGCTTTCGCGGCTTCAGCGGTGTACTCGGGGACTTTGGTCAGGTCTACGTGCGGGAAGAAGAAGTCGGGGTCCGCACTGTCGAAGACCACTACCCGTGCAGTCGCCGGTCGGGATAGCTCCTCGAGCAGTGCGACCAGATCGCGCACGACCTCGGGACCGATGAGGTTGATCGGCGGGGCGTTGAAGGTGGCGCACAGGACGTTTCCATCCAACCTGGTGCTGATGGTTTCGTAGGAGGCGGTCATGTCCTCTTCCTCTCGGCGCTCATGACGGCGGCGCTCATCACGGCCTGACGACACATCGGCGGCTGGCACGGTTGGCACTCCTCAAGTCGCAGCACGACCAAGCCTCAACCTCCTTCCAGCCGCTGCGCACGGTCAGTCTGCGGCCTCGACCCGACCCACCCGGCACAGACGTCCCTTCCAGTCTCTCTCTGATCACCCACTCGCACCGCGCAGGAGGGTGATGCCCGCGCGGTGAACGCGCCCCCGGTCACCACCGCCTTCGCGGTCGACTCCCTTGCCCGTCCCACGCTCGCCGTCGCGGCCACGGGCGCGGGGCTCGTTCGGCTCACGGACGCGGCAGAGAGAACGGCGGAGACGCTCGACCGACCGCTGATCAGGGCTCTTCCGGGCCCTCCTCGTCGATTTCGAACCAGACCGTCTTCCCCTCAGGTTCGGGGCGGATGTTCCACCGGTGGGCCAACAGATCGAGGAGGACGAGGCCCCGACCGGAGGAGGAGAGTTCGCCGGGAGCGCGCCGGTGCGGGACCTCGTCGCTGCGGTCGGTGACCTCCACGCGCAGTCGGCGCCGGCCTTGGGCGGCGCCGCTGATTTCGGCCCGAAGGACGGCGGCATGGTCGGTGTGGATCAGTACGTTCCCGAGGAGTTCGGAGACGAGCAGGAGGACCGTGTCGACCTGCTCGGGCCGTGCCCAGTCGTGGAGCAGGCCCTGGAATTCGATCCGTGCGTCGGCGAGTCCCTGGGCCTGATCCTGTTCGAGGGTGAAGCGCAGGTGCCGCCCGGTCCGACTCGCATGCACACCCGACGGGTCTCGGCGCAGGAGCAGCATCGCGATGTCGTCCTCCGTGAAGGAGGCGCCGGGCTGGTCGCCCGCTTGTGAGGGGGACGGGGCCACGACCGCGTTCACAAGCCGGTCCGCCATGCCGTCGAGGTCTTCGGGACCACCCGGAGCCAGCGCATTGCGCACGCGGAGCCAACCGGAGTACATGTCGTGGCCACCGGACTCGATGAGACCGTCGGTGCAGAGCATGAGGATCTCGTTCTCGCGCAGGGAGACGACGCTGACGGGGTAGTCGTCCTCTCCGAGGTCGAGCCCGAGGGGCAGGCCTCCCCGCACGTGCTTGAGCAGACTGGTGCCGTCCGGCAGACGCAGGACAGGATGCGGGTGCCCGGCCCGGGCGATGCGCAGGATGCCGGTGGCGGGGTCGGCCTCCAGGTAGATGCAGGTGGCGAAGCGGCCTTCGCCCAGTGACGTCAGGAAGCGGGACGCGCGTACCAGGACGGCGTCCGGGCCGTGGCCCTCGGCGGCGTAGGCGTGGATGGCCGTGCGCAGTTGCGACATCAGCCCGGCGGCCTGCACATCGTGGCCCTGGACATCGCCGATGACCACACCGAGGCGCCCGCTGGGCAGGAGAATGCTGTCGAACCAGTCACCGCCGACCATGAGCCCCCCGCCGGTGGGCACGTACCGGGCGGCAACAGTGAGGCCGTCGACACCGGGATCGATCCGGCTCATGCTGCTGCGCAGGCTCTGGGAGAGCGCGCGGTCCGCCTGGCCGTCGTACGACTGCTCGATGCTCTGGCTGAGCAAGCGGGCCATGGTCACCAGCAAGGGGCCCAGCCCGTCGGTCATCCGTACCGGAGCGTCGAAGGCCACCATCCATACGCCCGTGAGCTGGCTGTACGTCGTCAGGGGCAGGTAGGCCCAGGCCTCATACCCCCTCTGTCCGTCGAGCTGCCAGGCGGACGGGAAGCGATCGCGATACTCCTGCGGGGAGGCGAGGAAGACGGGGCGTCCGGTCCGGGCCACCTGCGCGGCCGGATGAATCGTGCCGAGAGGCAGTCGCAGCCCGTCGACCTCGCCGTCGCGGAAGCCGACCTGACCCACGCACTTCAGGAACTCGCGGTCCGACCGGAACACCGCCTGACCGCACAGCGGCAGGG
This window contains:
- a CDS encoding enoyl-CoA hydratase/isomerase family protein produces the protein MTASYETISTRLDGNVLCATFNAPPINLIGPEVVRDLVALLEELSRPATARVVVFDSADPDFFFPHVDLTKVPEYTAEAAKAGGPGDASLGMLFRRLSETPAVTIAKLRGRARGAGSEFLLACDMRFASRENAVLCQPEVGIGTPPGAGAIQHLTRLLGRGRALEAVLTSADFDAELAERYGWINRAVPEAELDEFVADLAARMGNFPRDALVAAKSAINAISLATPADVRADAALFQQLVRSEATQRRTAELFKQGFQTRGRTELDLGDALGDLKPVD
- a CDS encoding SpoIIE family protein phosphatase translates to MGGGREYGNSEEYDVEVRQVATLNRLAGPTIDGTGKVSERMRHRGADLLVTGHALAQATSLGEALTLISQLADATLPLCGQAVFRSDREFLKCVGQVGFRDGEVDGLRLPLGTIHPAAQVARTGRPVFLASPQEYRDRFPSAWQLDGQRGYEAWAYLPLTTYSQLTGVWMVAFDAPVRMTDGLGPLLVTMARLLSQSIEQSYDGQADRALSQSLRSSMSRIDPGVDGLTVAARYVPTGGGLMVGGDWFDSILLPSGRLGVVIGDVQGHDVQAAGLMSQLRTAIHAYAAEGHGPDAVLVRASRFLTSLGEGRFATCIYLEADPATGILRIARAGHPHPVLRLPDGTSLLKHVRGGLPLGLDLGEDDYPVSVVSLRENEILMLCTDGLIESGGHDMYSGWLRVRNALAPGGPEDLDGMADRLVNAVVAPSPSQAGDQPGASFTEDDIAMLLLRRDPSGVHASRTGRHLRFTLEQDQAQGLADARIEFQGLLHDWARPEQVDTVLLLVSELLGNVLIHTDHAAVLRAEISGAAQGRRRLRVEVTDRSDEVPHRRAPGELSSSGRGLVLLDLLAHRWNIRPEPEGKTVWFEIDEEGPEEP